The DNA sequence TGGGTTTATGGAAATAAATTAAATGAAAATACAAAGCTTGTTATCAGTCTTGTTTCAGGTGCGCTTTATGATCGCGGAGGATCATATCAAGGGAACTTGCAAAGATTTGATCCGTCGCTTGATACGGCGCAAGGTTTTTTAGAGAAAATAGTTTCCTATCTCGAAAAAACATGGGGCAGTAATAATCCTAGCATTACGCGATTAAAGGATCGCGTTAATGCGCTTACGCAGGCATGGTTCACCCAATTAGAACAAGAAAGAAAACAAATTGCGCAAGAGCGAGAAGCTGAAGAGAAAATTTATGCGTCGCTTTCTGCAAATACGATTGCGAATATAAAAAGTGCGCAATATATTCAAGATCTTTTAGAAATGCCAATACCCCGTTATCTAAAATTGCTTGGCGATGGAAAATATTATTTTGAATCTCCTGATGCACAAGCGGGGCAAGCACCAACGCCAAAAGTGTTTATTGATTACAATGTTGGTGAGCCGGGCAAAGATAACGGTATCGGCATGAGTTACGATAGTAATGGTGCTGTAATAGGTCGCTTTACCGGTTGGCTTCTAGAAAATCTCCGCGCGTATGCGGGAATTGTTGTTGATGCCACTGGTAAACAGAGCCTTGATATTGCAACCGATCATCCTTCGATTCCAACCGATTCTATGATCAAGCTCGAAGCGGGCGGAATGGAAAAGTTGCTTGGCCAGCAGCGAATAAATCTAGGCAATGCTCAGCAAAGATTTGCAAAAAACCCTAAAGACAAAGCAGCTGTCCAAGCTCTGAACGATGCGCTATATAATTATAATAAGATTCAGGTTGCCAATGAAAGTGCGCAAGCGGTAAAAGCAGCTAATTTGCCGACATCTGCCTCACTGAAATACGATTTTTATTATAATCCTGAAATAGCTACCTATTTTGTAAAAATAAGTTCTGCAGGTAAAGAATATTATTATGATCTTGTTGGTGGTTACGGGTACTATATCGATGGCAAACCGCGATTGAGAGAAAATCAAGTTTTCGTTAAAAAAGGCTCAACTAAAAATGAACTTCTCCTTGCGGGGCAAGATGGCGTCGGGCTTTTTGTAGCATCTTATCTAGACACTGATGGTAACTATCACTTGTGGTCGACAGCGGCCAACCCCGCACGTTCGAAGGACGGTAAATCGTATAGCTACACGTTGGGAAGCGATGATGGGCGCACCGCACTGATTCTTCAATCGCTAAATAATGATGGAAGTGTAAAGCAATATTCTGTTTGGCCGGTGGGAGATAATCAGCAGGCCAGCTTCTTGGCCGATTACAATCCTGGCCCGCTTTTTTCTACCATTTTGCGCTATGCGCGAACGAATGGGGCGTATGTTAAAGCTGATGCTCCGCGCGCTCCTGTTATGGTTCTTTGGAATGGGCAGGCCGATCTCAATTTCCAGTATCTTCTTTATAATCATAACCTGATTGAATTGAAACCTGCGGGCAACGGTTTATTCACTGGTTCATATAAAAAAGAGGACGGAACTCCTGGTAGCATTACGCTTAAAAAGCAGGAGAAAAGCTATTCTCCTCTCGTGCAATCTCATTGGGTTACTATAACTGATGGCGGGATTTCATACGACTTTGTTTTCGATACGATGGTACTTGATCCAAACGAACCAACCAAATGCGAAGTGAACGCTCTGGAAAAATTGAAATTAAGCTATTGGAAGCAATGCGCTTGGGGGCTTAATGTCGTGACCGATAGTCGCGGGCAAACAAGATTGGTTCACAAATTGCCATCGACCGATTCGCTCCAAACAGTTGATCAAACGATGGTTCATGGAATTCCGGCCAATTCTGATGCGAGCAAAATTCTTTCCGATTCGCTCAGCAGGGTTTCTTATGATGCTGCTAGCGATCGATTCGTTTATCAGCTGAGCCCGACCGACAAGGGTTTTGCCTATTATCAGGATAAGCTGAATAACTGGTACGTTGATCTGGCAAATGGCGTCGTGTTTGACCCAACAATGGCGACCGCCGGTGGGGTTTATCCGGTAGGGGCACTGCTTGCGAGCCAACTTGATACGCTGCTTGCTCGCATTAATCTTTCGGTCACCTTAGTGGAAGATCCTAATGGAAAACCGGGATACGATAGATTCGGCAATCCTATAACGAGAAATAATAAGCCGGTTAAGCTAAAACCGGGTCTTGTTTATCGCATGCCAGCAAACAAAGGTAATCTTCCTGCGCCGCGTCCAACGCCAATAAAGAGACCGGCGCCGGCAAAGAGAAGCGCAGCATTTCAAAGAATTGCCCCAGTCGAAAGGGCTTCGGCACGACAATTGATTTCGCCTGCACCAAAACAAACATCCGTCACTCGACGAGTGCCGAATAATGTGCGTCGGACAAGATAACAGTAGGATTGAGATCTGATTATCAAAAGAGCCGAGTGGAAACTCGGCTCTTTGCATGTTATACTCTCTAACTAGAATAAAAAACATGATTCTTAATTGTTATTTTCCTATTTTTTAGGTTTTAAAAAATAAGGAATATGCGTGAGGAACGTTTATGATTACATTTCGTTTTAATGAAAATTTGGTGGCAGATACCAAGGCACAAGGAATTGCATTCTTTATGCCAGCGGGCCAATCGTTTTCTAGTGAATTACAAGAAACGGCAAATCGCTACTTTCCAGCAATGGAAGAGTATTTGAAACAAATCGATTTTGCGGGCCAAAAAAGCAAAATCGCTACCGCTTCGATTTCGGTAGATGGTCATCCTAAAACAATTTTTTGTGTTGGTTTAGGAAAAATAAATAAAAAAAATCATGTCGATATAGAAGTTTTGCGTCGTGCAACGGCGTCTCTTATTCGTGCGATGCAAGCGCGAAAAACTGTGTCATGCGCAATTGAATTACCATCATCAAAGTTATTTGGGATTTCAGATTTTGATTTAGCGAAGAATCTTATCATAAGTTCAACGATGGCATCGTATCGTTTTGATGAGTTTTTTTCTGATGAAAAATCACGCGTCAACAAGAATCTGACCATTGATTGGTCGATTTCAAAAGATGCAAAAAAAGATGAACTTGAGCGTGGTTATAAAGAGGGAGCAATTATTGGAGCGGCCGTGAATAATACGCGTCATTGGGTTGATATGCCGCCTTCGCAATTAACGCCAACAGTGCTCGTGAGCCATGCGCAAGATGTTGCAAAAGATCATAATTTAAAGTTGACCGTTTTTGGTGAGCCTGAAATTAGAAAAATGGGAATGGGCGGATTAGAAGCTGTTTCTATAGGTTCTGAGCAAGATTGCAAATTAGCGATTCTTGAATACAAAACCACTAAAAAAGATGCTCCAACAATTGCATTCGTCGGAAAAGGAATCACGTTCGATTCTGGCGGCTTAAGCATTAAGCCAGCGCAAAGCATGGAAACAATGAAAGATGATATGGCTGGTGCGGCGGCAGTTATTGGCGCAATGAGCGTTATCGCGCAACTCAAGCCTGAAATAAATATTATCGGTTTGGTGCCCACATCTGAAAACTTGCCAAGCGGAACCGCGACAAAACCTGGAGATATTATTCGTTTTTATAACGGAAAAACGGCAGAAGTAAAAAATACTGATGCAGAAGGCCGTTTGATTTTAGCAGATGCGCTTTCTTATGCAGTCAAACATTATAAACCTGATGCGATGATCGATATTGCGACATTAACCGGTGCGTGCGCTTACGCTCTTGGCCCGTTCTTTACTGGCCTCATGAGCCAACATGATGAACTCGCAGAAAAAATTGAAAAAGCTGCTCAAACGACGGGCGATCGTGTATGGCGTTTGCCTATGGATGACGATTTCAAACCGGCAGTCGCATGCGACGTTGCAGATTTATGCAATAGCGGAAGTGCAAAATATCGTGCAGGCGCAATTACCGCTGCGTTTTTCTTGCAATCGTTCGTTGACGATATTCCTTGGGCACACCTTGATATTGCGGGTAGCGCATTTGCAGTTCCTGATATTGCTTATTTTGATAAAGGCGCGACTGGAGCTGGATTGCGTTTGCTTGTTGAGCTCGCGATGAACTGGAACTAATAATAGTTAGATTGGAAAAATATGAATAAATTTATTTTAATAGTTGCTGTTTTGAACATTTCATTTGTACGTGCGGTTGATGATAAATACATTCAAGATAGTGAAAAGCATGGGCGCAAGGCAATTAATTCTTGGTTAAAAGAAAAAAATAACAGTAAGCAGCTTCCAAAGGTTCCTGCAGAAAAACCTTTAGTGCAAAAACCACTCCAAGAAATTGAAAAATCAAAAACGCGGCCGATGCCAATCGTTCTTCAAAAAGAAGAAAAGCCTGTGATAGCACCGCAAGAAAAAGCAGAAATAAAAAACGATGGGCTTGTTGGTGCACAACAAGATGTAAAAAAAATTGAACAACATGAACAATCAAGAATTGAAAAAATTAAAGCTGCAATTGTTAATAACCCAAAAAGAACTACCGCGGCAGTTCTGGCGGCGCTAGGTTTTTTTTGGTTGTTTTGGAATGCAGATTCGTCTGGCAGTGATTCTTCAAACGTATAATTTTATAACTAAAGGAAAAAATGCTCATGAAACATCATGGAGTATGGACAAAAAAAGCGAGTGTAGTGAGCATCGTATTACTTTCTTTAGCAACATTGAGCGCAAGCGCTATGGATCAAGCCGCGGAAATTACTGTGGCTGAGCTTGCTGAGCGCGGGACTCTCCCAGCGCGCTATGATATCGATACTATTTTCGGCGCAATTAGAAAGAGCACCAAAAGTATTACCGAGAGCGATATGGTTAAACGTGCCCAGGAGTTCATAAAGCCTGTTAGTGCGCAGTCGGAAACTACACCAAAAGTAGTAATTGACTCAACTCCTGAAATTCAGCTACAAGGAAAGACGACCTTGGCAAGCGACGAATCTCGCTGGAAACTTCCTAAGTTTGATACCATATCTTTCGCGCCGCTTCTTGAAAATCAGGCGGTACTTTATGGAATTGGTGCGGTAGGAATTTTAACGGTTGGTACTATTTCTTACGTTCTTTATAAGAATGGCGTATTTACCAAAATTGCGACGATTGCCAAAAAGCACCCATGGTGCACGATGGCAGTTACCGGAACAGCAGCAATTGCGGCAGCAGCGGGGGTACTTTATTATAAGGGTGCCGACGCACAAACGGTAATGAATTTCTTTGGCAATCTTAAAACGCATCTTATGAATGCACCGCAAACGTTTTCAGATTCGGTCAAAAAAATGGTAAAAAACATTTAAAATATAATGTTTTTTAAATTTTAATAAGAGGCGCTCCTAAAAAGGCGCCTCTTATTTTTTTGTGTTTTTATTGTCTGATAATTAATCAATATGTTAAGAAATAAACACCGCAGGTAAAGCTTTCTTGCGATGCGAAAGCGCACGGTAGTAGAGTGAACAACGGAATGGCTTCATTACTACTCATAACAACGTTAATTTTAGAAACGAACAATATGAAAAAAATTGTAATAGTATTGAGCGGAATTATATTTATTAATGCGCAAGGATGCGAGGGTAAGATGATTAATAAAAGGAAAAACAAATTAATAACTTACCAATCCAAGCGAAATTTTTCGCACACGCGCGAACCACTCAATTTCAAAATAAATAAAAGGAAAGATAAAAATTTAAAATTTGTGATACAAAAGCACGCTGCATCGCATCTGCATTACGATTTTAGGTTAGAAATCGACGGAGTGCTCGTTTCATGGGCAGTTCCAAAAGGCATTCCAACAAAAAAAGAAAAACATTTAGCAATTATGACCGAAGACCATCCCCTGGATTATGCAACATTTGAAGGAACAATCCCGCAAGGGGAATATGGTGGCGGCACGGTCATGGTGTGGGATATTGGCACCTACAAAAATATAAAAATGAAAAACGGAAAACCGGTCCCAATCAACACAGCCTTAAAAAATGGACAAGTAGAAGTAAACCTCGACGGGAAAAAACTTCACGGCAATTATGCACTTATCCGCTATAAGGATTCAGATAGAAACAATCAATGGCTCATGATAAAAATGCATGATGAGCCCGGCACACCCCGCTCAAAAATTAATCAGCGCTCCGCACTAACTGGGCGAACCATGAAACAGATAACCAAGGAGGAAGCGTCATGAAACTCACTTTTCTTGGAACGCGCGGCAACATAAAAATAAAATCGAAGCGGCATTTACGCCATTCTTCATTACTCGTAGAATCAGGTACATCAAAAATAATGATCGATGCCGGGCTTGACTGGAAAACAAAACTAAAAACTATTAATCCTGATGCAATTTTTATTACTCATGCACACCCAGATCATGCGGGAGGCCTATCGCCCAAAACGCCATGCCCTGTTTTTACCACGCCTGAAAGTTGGCAAGAAGTAAAAAAATATGAAATTGAAGAATGCCGCCTGATAATGCCAGGCGATCCTGTTTTAGCAGGAGATTTAACGATCGAAGCGTTTGAGGTAATGCATTCTTTAAAAGCTCCGGCAGTTGGTTTTCGCATTTCTGATGATGAACATACTATTTTTTATGTGCCTGATGTCGTCAAAATAAAGAAAGAAAAAAAAGCACTTGAAGGGGTGGATCTTTATATTGGTGATGGCGCAATTATTAAACGTTCGCTGCTTGTACGGAAAAAAAATAATACCGAGGTGGGGCATGCGCCCATAATTATGCAATTGCAATGGTGCAAGAAAAATAAAATTTCGCGCATGATCGTTACCCACTGCGGCACCGAAATTACTGCCATGGATCCGCATGAGGCTGATGAAATCATCCATGAATTAGGAGATCGAGTTCGGGTTATTACGATGATTGCGTATGATGGATTAAAAATACCGTTATGATTTTTCGCTCATTTATTTTCGTATTAGTATCGAGCATACATTGCTTGTCATTCGCGCTGTGCGCGCAAAAAATAAAGGAAGAAGGGATGAGTATTAAGGCGGGGCGGTATGTAGTTGAAATTTCACATCCTGAAAAAATTCTTTTTGCTCCAACAAAAATCACTAAAGGCGATTTAATTAACTATTATTTTGATATCGCCGATTACATGATTCCTTATATGAAAGATCATCCACTTACGATGGTGCGTTATCCAAACGGCATAAAACATGATGGTTTTTATCAAAAAGATTCCCCCGAATATTTTCCTCAGTGGATTAAGCGAGTTTCGGTAAAAAAACAAGAAGGGGGCGTAACGCATTATGTAGTGTGCAATAATCAAGCAACGCTTATTTATTTAGCAAATCAAAATTGCATAACCCCTCATTTATGGCTCAGTAAATACGATAAATTAGAAAATCCAGATCGTATGATTTTTGATATCGATCCATCCATCAAAGATTTTCAAGTGGTTAAAGAAGCTGCATGGATTGTCAAAAAAGAATTAGATCGTTTAGGATTAAAATCGTTCGTGATGACAACCGGCGCTCATGGATTGCATGTTACCGTTCCGCTCAATAGGCGGGCAACTTTTGACGAAGTAAAAGAATTTGCACGCGCGATAGCAGAAAAAATAGCGGAAGATAATCCTAAAACAATCACGACGGAATTGAACATAAAAAAAAGGGGTAGGCGTACCTTTATCGATTATCTGCGCAATGGATTCGGGGCAACTGCCGTTGCGCCCTACGCTGTCCGGCCAATCGCGGGAGCCCCGGTCGCAACGCCACTTTCATGGCAAGAACTCGATAAGATTAAATCTGCGCAACAATTTACGATAAAGAATATCTTTAAGAGGCTCGATTCAATCAAAGATCCATGGAAAGATTTTTTTAAAGTGAGGCAGTCGATTAAGAAGTAAAAACTAGTAATAATTCATGGTAACTTTTTTACTTATATAAGTACATATTTTGAAGAAACAACTCGGCAAACTCATAGA is a window from the Candidatus Babeliales bacterium genome containing:
- the ligD gene encoding non-homologous end-joining DNA ligase — encoded protein: MSIKAGRYVVEISHPEKILFAPTKITKGDLINYYFDIADYMIPYMKDHPLTMVRYPNGIKHDGFYQKDSPEYFPQWIKRVSVKKQEGGVTHYVVCNNQATLIYLANQNCITPHLWLSKYDKLENPDRMIFDIDPSIKDFQVVKEAAWIVKKELDRLGLKSFVMTTGAHGLHVTVPLNRRATFDEVKEFARAIAEKIAEDNPKTITTELNIKKRGRRTFIDYLRNGFGATAVAPYAVRPIAGAPVATPLSWQELDKIKSAQQFTIKNIFKRLDSIKDPWKDFFKVRQSIKK
- a CDS encoding leucyl aminopeptidase; the protein is MITFRFNENLVADTKAQGIAFFMPAGQSFSSELQETANRYFPAMEEYLKQIDFAGQKSKIATASISVDGHPKTIFCVGLGKINKKNHVDIEVLRRATASLIRAMQARKTVSCAIELPSSKLFGISDFDLAKNLIISSTMASYRFDEFFSDEKSRVNKNLTIDWSISKDAKKDELERGYKEGAIIGAAVNNTRHWVDMPPSQLTPTVLVSHAQDVAKDHNLKLTVFGEPEIRKMGMGGLEAVSIGSEQDCKLAILEYKTTKKDAPTIAFVGKGITFDSGGLSIKPAQSMETMKDDMAGAAAVIGAMSVIAQLKPEINIIGLVPTSENLPSGTATKPGDIIRFYNGKTAEVKNTDAEGRLILADALSYAVKHYKPDAMIDIATLTGACAYALGPFFTGLMSQHDELAEKIEKAAQTTGDRVWRLPMDDDFKPAVACDVADLCNSGSAKYRAGAITAAFFLQSFVDDIPWAHLDIAGSAFAVPDIAYFDKGATGAGLRLLVELAMNWN
- a CDS encoding DNA polymerase ligase N-terminal domain-containing protein: MASLLLITTLILETNNMKKIVIVLSGIIFINAQGCEGKMINKRKNKLITYQSKRNFSHTREPLNFKINKRKDKNLKFVIQKHAASHLHYDFRLEIDGVLVSWAVPKGIPTKKEKHLAIMTEDHPLDYATFEGTIPQGEYGGGTVMVWDIGTYKNIKMKNGKPVPINTALKNGQVEVNLDGKKLHGNYALIRYKDSDRNNQWLMIKMHDEPGTPRSKINQRSALTGRTMKQITKEEAS
- a CDS encoding MBL fold metallo-hydrolase, which encodes MKLTFLGTRGNIKIKSKRHLRHSSLLVESGTSKIMIDAGLDWKTKLKTINPDAIFITHAHPDHAGGLSPKTPCPVFTTPESWQEVKKYEIEECRLIMPGDPVLAGDLTIEAFEVMHSLKAPAVGFRISDDEHTIFYVPDVVKIKKEKKALEGVDLYIGDGAIIKRSLLVRKKNNTEVGHAPIIMQLQWCKKNKISRMIVTHCGTEITAMDPHEADEIIHELGDRVRVITMIAYDGLKIPL